The window CATCCGCCTGCTGGCTGGTCTTCGTTCCCCGGACGCCGGAGAAGTTCTTTTTTCGGGGCAACCGTTGAAAGGCATTCCACGGAAGCGGCTGGCCCGGTCCCTGGCCTACGTTCCCCAGATCAATCCCATGATTTTCCCCTTTACGGCCATGGAGGTGGTGTTGACCGGGAGGAGTCCCTACACGCCCCGCTTCCGCTTCGAGAACCGCTTCGACGTGGAGCAGGCCCTGAAGGCCCTGGCCACGGTAGGCGCTGCTCATCTGGCTCCTCGTCCGGTGACGGAGTTGTCGGGAGGCGAAAGGCAACTGGTGGCCGTGGCCAGGGCCCTGGCCCAGGAGCCGGAGTGTTTGATTCTGGATGAACCCGCGGCCGCCCTGGACCTGAAGCACCGGGCAGCACTCATCCGCATCCTGAGACAGCTTCGGGACCGGCAGGGGATGACGGCGCTGATGGTGACTCACGACCTGCAGTTGCTGGATCCTGCCTTCGATCGGGTCTTTGCCATCCACCGCGGATCCCTCCTGGCCGAAGGCCCCCCCGGGCAGGTCCTGAGGGACGAGGTGCTTTCCCGGGTTTACGATGACCCCCAGGTTCGGGCCCGGAAGTTGGAGGGGCGCACCTTTGTCTGGTCCGGCACCTGATCCGCATCGGTGCAACCGTAGTCAGGAGATGAGGATGGATGCTTCACGCCAGGTTCCCGCAGGCGCAGGATCCAGCCAGGAATCCAACGTCTCCTCCCCGCAACAGCCCGGGAACGCCGCCCCCGTTGCGCCCCGGAACCTGGTACGCCCCCTGATTCTGGTGCTCCTCTTCCTGGCGGCCTCCACGCTGGTTTCCCTCTGGGTGGGCTATCGCCTGCTGGATCTGAGCCTCTTGCGCGAGGACGAAACGGCGCGCTCCCTCTTTTTCCAGTTGCGCCTTCCCCGGGTGGTTCTGGGAGGAATCCTGGGTGCCTCCCTGGGCGCGGTCGGAGCCTGCCTTCAGGCCTTCTTTCGCAATCCGCTGGCGGAGCCGTTCACCCTGGGTGTTTCGGGAGGTGGGACC of the Acidobacteriota bacterium genome contains:
- a CDS encoding ABC transporter ATP-binding protein translates to MASASSTSPTPADALIEARGLRFAYEADRWVVDDVSLKLEHGALAALIGANGSGKSTLIRLLAGLRSPDAGEVLFSGQPLKGIPRKRLARSLAYVPQINPMIFPFTAMEVVLTGRSPYTPRFRFENRFDVEQALKALATVGAAHLAPRPVTELSGGERQLVAVARALAQEPECLILDEPAAALDLKHRAALIRILRQLRDRQGMTALMVTHDLQLLDPAFDRVFAIHRGSLLAEGPPGQVLRDEVLSRVYDDPQVRARKLEGRTFVWSGT